Genomic window (Candidatus Nitrosocosmicus franklandus):
GTGCAAATCCTGTGTATACGTCACTTCCCGCCCAAAGTATCATGGTAGGTAATTTTACTTTTAGGTCATCAAATACTTTCTTGCCTACTAGAGTATATCCAATACTCCCCCCCGTTCCAGATATATACCCAGTAATGGACAATTCTCTTGAGAGTAATAGCAAGATCGGAATTGCCCTCGGGGAAACCAATGACAATTTGTCTTCTGGAATTGAAGCATTACCCTTTTTTCCTATAAAAAGGGATAAATTCTTTTTGCAAGACATGCATTTTCCTATCAGAGTTGCTCCGTGATTGTCGTCATACCGAATCTTTGAAGATGCTTTGCTTCCACAGTTACAATGTATCCATAAAGAAGAATGTTTGTCTAAGTTGGGGCTTACTCCTGTAAATATTCCACGGGATCTGAAAAACCCTTCTGATTTGTCTAATGATTCTATGTATGTATCGTTCTCTGAAAGTAAATAATTGTAACCTCTCTTAAATACATTTGACATATCTGACAAGTTAACAAAGAGTACATCGTAACCCCAAACAGAATTGACAATTTTTGACATAATTATTGAATTAAATTCAGAATAACTTTCAGCAACTGCAAATGATTCTTCAACAATATTCCAAAAGTCCTTGTATCTTGCATAAAGTGATTTTATTTCTTGCTTTGTCAGATTCTTGCTGTTTTTTATCCAACTATAAATTTGATCCTCCCAATCTTTAATTAAAGATCTGGTAGGAGGCTCTGTCTTGCTTGATACCTTCCATCTAGTTGTTTCATTTATCGGGTATCTTAAATCCAGTATACCGCTTGAACTCCTCACGTTAGGCAACTTGGCTATATGCATCCATTTGTCGCCCATAAAATCGTGATCAACAATTAAAAATAGAGGTACAACTTTGGGATTTGTCTTTCTAATGTGATTTGATAATACTTGTAAAAGAACAATTTTTTTAAATACTCCACTAAATGCAAATAGATTGGGTTGGTGAATCCCAACTACAATCTTGATATCTTTTTCACCAAGTGTTTCGACTTGTTTTAATATCTTGTTATCTAAGGTACCGGCCTTTTTATGAAATTTTGTAACCACTCCTTTTAATTTTTCTCGATTAGAGTAAACAACTTCATCATTAACCGTCGAGGTTTGATTGTTAACGGCTTTAACGGCATCATCAAAAGTAACTGGGATAGATTCTATGAATTTAATTATATCTGAATCCGAGGAATTCAGGTATTTTGAAAATATTGCGTTTAGTTTGCTATTGCCTTCAATCCTAGCGACCGTGTTACTTCCCAAACCTTTTTATCATTATTATCTATATAAGTTTCTTTTTAACTCTATCTTATTACTCTTCTATAAGATTTATCAAATGATTTATTCTATTGAAATTGCCTATTTCCCCAAGCGAGTGGGCATCGCTTCCAAGGTGAAATTTAACACCTTGCCTTTTGAAAATCTCAAGGAATTTAACAGGGGGGCGAACATACTTTGAATTAAGTTCAACTATCTTGTCATTTGCTTTAAAGAGTTCTCCTAATTTTTCAATTTCTTGATCATTCAAACTAAAACCGACCTCTGGCGCCAAATGCCCAATCACGTTTACAAAAGGATTCTTGGCCACTTCTATCAATGCTGAATACCATAAATCTTTAGGATATTTAGTATGAAAGCTTGCTATTATGAAATATTCACTGGCAAGGTATTCTTGTGGACAGTCGATTTCTCCATTCTGCAATATTTTCGCTTCAAAACCAGGAAGTATCTTTACACGACTACTTGGTATATGTGTATTCAATTCCTCAATATATCTTCCGGTCCATTCTGAAGACCTCCTTACATGCTCTGTTATTGCTATTTTTTTTAATTTTTTTTCCTCTGCTGTTCTAATAATATTGGGTACAGTTAGGTTAAGATCTGAATGGTCGTTATAACTGCAATGAATGTGCATATCTTGTTGCCTGTCAAGTATCATGTTTATCTGAAAAAAGTATGGTTATATCTTTAATAATTTTTCTACATTATCTATGTAAAAAATATTTATATCTTAATTGGATACCATTATTAAAAACGGATGCCGATTGCATAGAGAAATTTCCACAGTATTGATACCCGGTGCTTCCGCACCAGCTGGCATCAATACTATAAAATCCTTGAGATTATCAGGCTTTAAGGGTAAAATATTATCTACTGATTCTAATAGTTTGTCGGCAGGTTTTTACTTATCTGATTTCTATGAGGTTATTCCAGAGGCCGAGGCAGACAACTATCTGGAAGTGTTACTGAACATTATCGATAAATATTCCATCCAGGTGTTGATGCCATCATCTGGATATGATATATTTCCTTTTAGTGAACATAAATCCAAATTAAAAAAGCACGGTGTATTTCCAGTAGTCAGCGATAGGAAAATACTGGAGATTTGTAGGGACAAAATTAGCACTTTTAACAATTTAAAGACAGAATTCAGATTGCCCTTTACAACCCTTAACCCCGAAGAAGTAAGTGTGTACCCCGTTATCGCGAAACCACGGTACGGAAAGGGTAGTAGGGATATTGTTCAGGTTAATGATGAACAAGACTTGCGTTATGTTTCCTCAAAATTTTCCGATATGATTTACCAGGAATATCTACCCGGTGATGAATATACAATTGATGTCATGAGTGACTTGGAGGGTAATCCAATTGTATCTGTCCCTAGAATACGGGTGCAAACAAAGAGCGGCATATCTACCAAAGGCAAGATAGTATTGGACAAGTATTTAATCGAAGAATCGATGAAAATTGTAAGGAAACTTAGAATCATCGGACCGTCTTGTATTCAAATGAAGAAAGACAAACTAGGTGAATTCAAACTGGTTGAAATTAACCCTAGGCTTGGGGGAGGCACTATATTTGCTACCTTGGCTGGAGCCAACTTCCCAAAGATGATAATTGACTTGATTGAAGGAAAAACTATTGTTCAACCAAAAATTTCTGAGATTACAGTATTAAGGTATTTTGAAGAAATAGTATTGGATGAAAGGAACAAAATCAACTACATTGGAAAAGACCTTTTAACCAGTAATGCATGTCATGTGTAAATTTGCTTAGCGGTTGGTTTGGGTCTTGATGAAGGTTATTGATATCTAGATAGTTACCACTAGCCTCAATCAGCTGACAGGGCCACATTCCAGTTAAATTCATCAAAATTATGCAAAAACCTACAGCCATGCCCATCCCTATTAATATTACATCTAAATTTTTTGAGGATGCTTGAGTAACCAAGATCTCATCACTTGTCCTTTATATAAGATTGTTTATTCTGCATGTCAATATCTTTTTTTTTAACGTTGTCTTATCTCCATCCCGTCTTCTTAATTGTGATTGCTCCATAGATTAAAAGCCATGTGTACACATATGTAGATAATAGCGTAAAGAACGGTCGATACAACCAATTCCTATCACCAGGATTACGAAGTCTAAAGTCCACCGCATAAATCATTCCTGTAAATAACACACCTGCAAACCAAACTACTGGTGTAATATAGTCCCCCATTAGTGGCAGAAAGACTACGGTTGAGGCCACAATATATGGTCTGATAAATTTCATAGAAGTTTGTAGATAGTATAAGAGCGCTACATAAAATGGCCTCTTCCAAAATATTCCTCCTGCTGCAAATAGACTTCTGATAAAACTTTTCCTCCACCGAATTTGTTGCTTTATAAGTGACTCTAATGTTGGAGGTACACCAATGTTCACTCTAATACTCTGTGAATACATTACTTTCCAATAGCCATTCACTACTTTTTTTCCATCAGACTCTGATTCTGAATTTCCAGGATTTTCTGAAAACACACTTTCTGAAGCATATCCCTCACCATTCAAAACTGGAACTGCAGCTTGATTTTGATTTTTAGAACTGTAAGAGATCGCAGGTGGACGTGTTGACAATACGTGTGCAGTCATTCTTCTGTCTGTTGCAAACTTGAATTCCATTCCCAAGAATCTATCCCTTGCCCATTGAGGAATGAAATCTTGAATGGCATCTCTCCTGTAAAAGCTTAAAGAACCTGCACAGCAGGTGACGGAAGCATAAACACTTTCCATCCCTTTTTGAGCCCTGCAAGCACCATCAGCATAAACATCTTGTAATTTTTCAAGAAAATGATCTCTGAATCCACCTGTGTGGCGATTCTTTACCCTGCCATGTCCTGTCACTGCTCCTAATTGTTTGTCCCAATAAAAGAGCTGAACAGCCTTCTCGGTGGCATCATGTGCCATATCGCAGTCACTATCCATAAAGGCATAAATTTCGCCTTTTGCTATCTTGCTTGCTACTTCTATTGCTTTCTTTTTACCTACACTTTCCTTTAGATGCACAATTCTCAGATTCGCAGATGGATTTGCATTCTTAATATCATCTAATATTGCTCCCGTGTTATCGGTACTGCCATCGTTTATTACGATAATCTCTTTTTTCTTGTATGTTTGATCTATACAAGATTGAACACAACTAGTAATATCATTCTCCTCGTTTTTTACAGGAACTACAATCGATACCAGAGGCAGTTCGTGTTCAGGAATTTTTTTGTTAAAGACCTTGAAATAGGGATCTTTATATCTAAAGTAGGAAATAAACAAGATATTAAACAAAACAAAGGAAGTGAGTATACTGTAGATACCTACCCCTAGGTCTATTACAAATATTGTAAGGTAAACTTTTGTAAATAAGATTGTTAATACGGCAGATAAAAGTAATGCCCTAACAAGCCACCTCTTATTGTCCAGTTCTCTCGTTTCAACAATCTTAGGTACACTACTTAATGACAAACGTTAAACCAACTCACTAATAATTAAATTCCAATAAAGCTGTTTATTACTTTTTTCCTCTTAGGTTACTTTACTTAGTTATTAGAATTTCTAATAGTAGAATATTATATAATAAAATTAAACAGGGAGATTTGTCTTATGACCAATTATTAAAAAGATTACCCGCTAATCCCATCTCATTCTTTCGGTTTCACGGTCTGACTTGGTAGATTTCTTCCAGTCTTTATAATGATTTCTGCATAAATAAATGCGTTTTTTAGAGCTGTCAAAGTCCAAATCAGGTGACATTTTTGCCTTTGTCAAGCTCATCGATCTATCAGCAGAATCTTCACATCCGTTTACACTACAGCTTACTCCTTTTTCCACTTTGCCCATGAAAATGCAAAACTCGTTGCAGTATAATAAAGTTATTTTGGAATTTCAAAAAAATAAAGTAAACATTTTCACTTACAGGGTAAAATACTGTGCAACCGGATTATGAACAACAATGGCGGCAGTTGAAAACTCGGGAACTATCTGGCCACTTTCTGTGAGTGTCATTCCATTTATCGACGGATTTAAGAGTTTCCAGACGAGAAAATGTTGAGTGATATCAGGACAACTTGGATATCCCCAGCTATATCTTAGACCTCCTTCCTTTAAGGACAAATCTTCTTTTATCCTATTGTTAATCCAATCTGCCAGAGCTTCTGTTGATTCTACTGCTAATCCATGTAAATAATACGCATCTGTGTATCGTCCATTCTTGTTCCATTCCTCTATTATTTCAGCTACTCTATTTCCCATTGTTACAGACTGAAAAGCAACGATATCGTCCTCTTCTGAATCAAAATAATCTGCTAAACACAGGTGCTGTTCGTTTGAAGATCTAGGGAACTCAAAAATCAACTCAGATTCGTTTTGTTTCTCGTCTATGTATTTTATCAAGAGATTGTTCTTGCCTACTCGTCTGCACTTAAAGTATGAATAAACTGCTTGAGGTTCAAATAGGTTTTCTTCTATGACTTTATTTTTCCATTCTGTGAGAAGATTTTCATATTGGTTCCTTAGATCCTTTGCGCTTTTTCCTCTCAATCCCCAAGAAAGTACAAAAAGAGATTTTTTATTCAGGTAATTCCAAATATCAGGCAATGAGAGATCAGTATTTTTGAATCTGTACACATAATTCAGTCTTGGGGGAACGGGTTTATTTTTGACCGGTCTAACATTGCTTACAAAATCCTCCGAGTTTGCTTTTGATGCTGAAGTATCATATTTTCTTTCCTCCCATTTGGTAATTTTTTGAATCCAATCACTCATAAATTGATCTCTTTCTTTACTCATCAGTTTATTCATCACTTTTAGACCCTCAAAGGCAGTCTTGCAATAAAAAATTCCTGGTTCATAAATTGTTCCATCTCCTTTTGCTATTCTATTAATGTAATCGCTGTTTATCGCCGCTCCTCCACATAAAACCGGAATTTCAATTCTATTTTCACGCAAAAACTCGGCGAATAATTGCATCTGTTTTGACGTAGATACAAGCAGAGCAGACAATCCCACAGCATCAGCATTTACCTCTTTTATTTTGTTAATAATCATTGGTATCGGAACCTGCTTGCCCAAGTCATGTACTTCATATCCATTGTTTATGAAAATCGTTTTAACCAAATTTTTCCCAATATCATGTACATCTCCATAAACAGTACACAATACTAATTTTCCTTTACTAATTCCCTCTTGTTTGATAAGGTATTTCTCTAGCTCTGCGACAGCGGCCTTCATACATTCTGCCGATTTTAATACAAATGGGAGTATCAGTTCACCGGCTCCGAATTTATCCCCTACCTCTTTCATAGCAGGTAAGAGTACTTCATTTAAAGTCTCGACTGCTGCCTTGTGTAACATTTCTTTATCTCCTTTAATTTCGATTTTTTTGATCCCATTTTCGTCCATTTGGGTTTCGACGATTTTCATTTGCGAATCTGATTGATTCCTGTCTGAAATTGCTAATGCCACATCGTTTTCTATTCCATCCTTTAGTCTATTTACAATCCTAAAGTAGCATCTTTTTCCTGCATCCCAGTTCATGTCGAGTTCCAATACACTATTTTGCTTTGAACTTTGACCGCCCTGCGACTGAAATGAGGTATTGTCTGAGCTAAAGTGTGAAATTAATTCTGCCAGAGCATTGTTACTGTTATTAAAGATCAGATCTTCGCATTTAGCTCTGTCTGATCTACTAATTTGAGGGTAAGGGATAATATCTTTTGGATTTATAATTACAGTATCAAGTCCATTTTGAATTGCATGGTACAAGAATACTGAATTAAGGAATTTTCTTGCCAGAGGAGGAAGCCCAAAACTAACGTTACTTAATCCAAGAGTGGTCAGGACTTTGGGATATTTTTCTTTGACCAGTTTTATCCCCTTTAAAGTTTCCGATGCAGAGTTAACATATTCTGCTTCGCCAGTCGCCAGAGTAAATGTAAGTACATCAAAAATTAACTGCCAGGGTTTAAGTTCGATTTCCATTGACTTGTTGTAAATCAAACTTGCGACTGCTAATTTTTCGGTACTGGTTTTGGCCATTCCATCTGGACCAATACACATGGATATAGCAGGCGCACCATATTTTTTCATTAAAGGAGTGATGTCAGTAAATCTACTTCCATCTCCCTCCAGATTGATGGAATTAATAATAGGCACACCGGGTATTTGTCTAAGTGCAGCCTTTACGACTTTAGAATCTGTCGAGTCGATAACTAAAGGGGCTTCTATCTCTAGACTAAGCCTCTTTACGAGTTTTTCCATAAACTCTTTTTCATCAGAACGCTCCGTTGTAGCAACGCATACATCTATGCAATGTGCTCCATCCTCTACCTGACGTCTTGCTATTTCAATCAGACCATCAAAATCATCGTTTAATACCATCTGTTTGGCCTTTTTTGACCCCTGAGAGTTTAGCCTCTCACCTATTATCAGGGGTCGTGGATTCTGAAATAGATCTACAGAGTTTAAGGCCGACGAAACCTTTGGACTGTCGTTATATTTTATCTTCATTTTTATTGTTATCTAATTAGATTCTTGGTAGATCCGATTATTTGACGGGTTGTTCTGCACCACTAGCAGTAGCGCCACTACCACTACTTACACTAACATCTGCATAATCATCACTATTTTGGCCTTTTGTTTGATCCAACTTGTCCAGCATTTGTCTCAACTGTGTGATATGTTCGGGGGATGTTCCACAGCACCCACCAATTATTCTAATCATCTCGTATTTCTTTACAAATTCTGATAACTTGGTAGTTATCTCACTGGGTGTCATCAGATATTTTGCCATACCATTCTCATTAATTGGCATACCGGCATTTGGCATTACTAAAATAGGTATCTCTTTTTGTTCACATAACCACTGTACACTTGGAGTCATTTCAACCGGGCCTGTAGAGCAATTCAGCCCAAAAACATTAACTCCAAGATTGGATAACGTTGTATATGCAGACTGAACATTTGTGCCCAAAAGCATCTTGCCATACTGGTCTAAAGTAATATTTGATATAATGGGGATGTGTTTATCCAATTTTACCATGGCCCTTTTGCATCCTTCAACTGCTAACTTCATCTCTAATACGTCTTGACCTGTTTCAATTAAAAGTACATCACATCCTCCGCTGATTAAACCTTGAGCCTGCAAATAGTATGCTTCCTCTATCTCATCTAATGGAATATTACCTAAATCGGAATCATTAGAACTTGGGAGAAAGCCAGTTGGTCCCATAGATCCAATAATGAAAACTTGTTTTCCTAATTCCGATGCTGCTTCCTTTGCTAGTGAAGTTGCTCTGATATTAAACTCTATAGTCTTATCACCCTCTCCAAATTCATCCAACTTTAACTTGTTACTTCCAAAAGTATTGGTTTCGATGCAATCACTTCCTGCTTTGATATAATCCATATGAATTTTTTTAATCCACTCTGGTCTCGTATAATTTAAACTGTCGTTAAAGCCATCTTTGTTGTTTAGGTAATCACTTTCTTTGGGTGCGAATTTTTGAATCTCTGTACCCATTGCTCCATCAAAAAGAAGGATTCTATTGTTTAATTCATTCAGAAAAGAGGTCAAGATAATTATTAACTATATTTCCCCTTTGTTTGCTTATAATCCTTTCATTGAGCTAAAAAGATTAAAAAGAATTTTATACAAATTAACAACAAAAAAAACATGGGTTCATAGTTCAGCTTGGATAGAATGACTGCCTGCGGAGCAGTAGGTCGAGGGTTCAAATCCCTCTGGACCCGATCAAAATTTTTTCCTGGTCGACATTTTACAAGCGTGATTTCTAATTTCAAAAGGTTAATAGCTTAGCTTTTCTATAACTATAGTGTAGGTGCAAATGGGGAGTCACCTAACAGACAGTTAGGGCCCAAGGGGGAATAGACAAAAGGGTTAGTGAGTGTTGATTCCATAACTCGTTTGTTTGTTTGTGTGTTTGTTTGTTGCATAACATGGACTCCAATCTTGGGCCCCCCACTTTTTTTGCTCGTTATATATTGATTTTTCTTATGCTAAAAAATGGAAAATATAATCAGGGGTATATCTGATGAAAAATTCCGATTCCTAATAGACTACTATCTAACGTCATCATACACAGAGATGGTTTCAAAGATACTGGCCATCATGTCACACCAGCAAATTCCAATTGATCTTCAGATGCTAGGTGAACGACTACAAATTATCAATATGATTGCAACTAGATATGTTTGTAAACTTGACCTTCTCAACGAGATGCCAAAAGAGAAAGCAATTCAAACCTGTGAAGGCACCGTGGTTAACTATCTGTATGATAGATACATTCACAATTTCAATCCTTTCAAAGAGCAGTATACAAAATGAATTTTCCCGCATTTGTCTTAGGTTACAAAATTTCAGATATGGGTAGTGTATCGACGGTAATACTTGATGACCTTCAAAATGGTGATCAAATAGTAACAATCGAACCGTATCAAGTATCAAACAAAGAACAAATAGAAATGATGAAAGAATCAATGTTTCAAAGATGGTTATATGGTAAATTACCAAAGCCTATCAAGATTGACAAAAATATACATCAAGAAAGGTTGTTAGAAGAATGACAACTCCTTTTAAAAAATTGAATCAAAAAAGTCCCCAAAGAAACTTACCTAAACATCTTGTATCCGATTTAGACCCAGATGATTGTATTCACTATGCTAGGGTTTGCGATTCATGTGATGGTGGAAGTGAATATTGGCACTACTGGTGGGACTGATCACGTGAGAAAAAATATTTGGATAGTGAGAAAAAATGATAGTCTCTTTTGACCCTGTTATGCAGTGGTATCTAGTTTCTAGTGAAGGTATATCTCATTCTAAAAAAAAGTGGTTCGGGGCCCCCGACCTGATGAACCATTTGACAAAAACAAAAAACAACAAAAATCAGATTTTTACAAAGTCTATTTCTCTAGGTCTAAAAACGACTGGATGTGTCATTGTAAATCCTATCACTACTCTAATTTCAAAATACATTGCAAGCATATCAAAAAAGTGCTAGAGTATCGTGAAAAACTAAGGGCTATTATAAACTGAATTTTGGAGTGATTGAACAATGAGTATTTTAGAGTTTGATTTTTTGGGCCGCGACAACGTTGCAGTTAGCACGGTTTACGATCCCAATGTGGATGAAAAATACAGCATCCTAAAGTTAAAACTAGATAACATCCATCTAGAAGAACACCGTATCAAAAAAAGTCAAAGTAGAAATCCAATATTGGGATACAGACCCAACAAAAGAGCAATATAGAGATAACCTTCTTACAAACGAACAGGCAAAAATATTCAAACAGATTTACGATGAAGGATTCATTTCTAAAGAAGACTATGAAAGACAAATTGGGTATTTAAGAGCACGACGACAATGATGAAAGTCTGGGACTCTAAGCACCCGCAGTAATATGATTCAGATGCATATGGATTTCGCAATCATGATGCTGCAGCAACCTTCCCTACAAATAGATTTTTATTTTTTTTAATTGATTTACCCTTTTGTTTATTTCATTACGATATCTCTGGCAATAACAATGGAAATAGAAAGATTGTAAATACTGAAAGAATAGTCGCAAAAATAGTAGGTACAATTCCATTCTTTATCATATCTTCAACCTTGATTTTGCCTTGTTCATAAACTAGCGCACTAGGAGGAGTTCCCATTGGTAGAAGGAATGCCAGGGAACTAGATAATGTAATTGCTGCAAGAAATGCCATCGTGATCTTTCCTGCTCATATGACGCTATTGTTTCAGTATATCTATCAGTCGAAATTCTTTTAGAAACTTTTCGTATCTCTCATTTATCTCATTGCTAGCCATTTTGCCTGATTTTAAATCTCCAAGTGCATTTACTAATTTGT
Coding sequences:
- a CDS encoding PHP domain-containing protein; the protein is MILDRQQDMHIHCSYNDHSDLNLTVPNIIRTAEEKKLKKIAITEHVRRSSEWTGRYIEELNTHIPSSRVKILPGFEAKILQNGEIDCPQEYLASEYFIIASFHTKYPKDLWYSALIEVAKNPFVNVIGHLAPEVGFSLNDQEIEKLGELFKANDKIVELNSKYVRPPVKFLEIFKRQGVKFHLGSDAHSLGEIGNFNRINHLINLIEE
- the bshC gene encoding bacillithiol biosynthesis protein BshC is translated as MGSNTVARIEGNSKLNAIFSKYLNSSDSDIIKFIESIPVTFDDAVKAVNNQTSTVNDEVVYSNREKLKGVVTKFHKKAGTLDNKILKQVETLGEKDIKIVVGIHQPNLFAFSGVFKKIVLLQVLSNHIRKTNPKVVPLFLIVDHDFMGDKWMHIAKLPNVRSSSGILDLRYPINETTRWKVSSKTEPPTRSLIKDWEDQIYSWIKNSKNLTKQEIKSLYARYKDFWNIVEESFAVAESYSEFNSIIMSKIVNSVWGYDVLFVNLSDMSNVFKRGYNYLLSENDTYIESLDKSEGFFRSRGIFTGVSPNLDKHSSLWIHCNCGSKASSKIRYDDNHGATLIGKCMSCKKNLSLFIGKKGNASIPEDKLSLVSPRAIPILLLLSRELSITGYISGTGGSIGYTLVGKKVFDDLKVKLPTMILWAGSDVYTGFAQKEASNYLSENNITNISNFVIDIDLKYNELKNKIEPLIRKRSMIYNDKEQLNELLKDLFTYKQEQREIKQLQKNVQKSRNALKLKSCIIDYAVNIGLKQIENEWAENLVKNNDLTKPVYIN
- a CDS encoding ATP-grasp domain-containing protein — translated: MDTIIKNGCRLHREISTVLIPGASAPAGINTIKSLRLSGFKGKILSTDSNSLSAGFYLSDFYEVIPEAEADNYLEVLLNIIDKYSIQVLMPSSGYDIFPFSEHKSKLKKHGVFPVVSDRKILEICRDKISTFNNLKTEFRLPFTTLNPEEVSVYPVIAKPRYGKGSRDIVQVNDEQDLRYVSSKFSDMIYQEYLPGDEYTIDVMSDLEGNPIVSVPRIRVQTKSGISTKGKIVLDKYLIEESMKIVRKLRIIGPSCIQMKKDKLGEFKLVEINPRLGGGTIFATLAGANFPKMIIDLIEGKTIVQPKISEITVLRYFEEIVLDERNKINYIGKDLLTSNACHV
- a CDS encoding dihydropteroate synthase → MKIKYNDSPKVSSALNSVDLFQNPRPLIIGERLNSQGSKKAKQMVLNDDFDGLIEIARRQVEDGAHCIDVCVATTERSDEKEFMEKLVKRLSLEIEAPLVIDSTDSKVVKAALRQIPGVPIINSINLEGDGSRFTDITPLMKKYGAPAISMCIGPDGMAKTSTEKLAVASLIYNKSMEIELKPWQLIFDVLTFTLATGEAEYVNSASETLKGIKLVKEKYPKVLTTLGLSNVSFGLPPLARKFLNSVFLYHAIQNGLDTVIINPKDIIPYPQISRSDRAKCEDLIFNNSNNALAELISHFSSDNTSFQSQGGQSSKQNSVLELDMNWDAGKRCYFRIVNRLKDGIENDVALAISDRNQSDSQMKIVETQMDENGIKKIEIKGDKEMLHKAAVETLNEVLLPAMKEVGDKFGAGELILPFVLKSAECMKAAVAELEKYLIKQEGISKGKLVLCTVYGDVHDIGKNLVKTIFINNGYEVHDLGKQVPIPMIINKIKEVNADAVGLSALLVSTSKQMQLFAEFLRENRIEIPVLCGGAAINSDYINRIAKGDGTIYEPGIFYCKTAFEGLKVMNKLMSKERDQFMSDWIQKITKWEERKYDTSASKANSEDFVSNVRPVKNKPVPPRLNYVYRFKNTDLSLPDIWNYLNKKSLFVLSWGLRGKSAKDLRNQYENLLTEWKNKVIEENLFEPQAVYSYFKCRRVGKNNLLIKYIDEKQNESELIFEFPRSSNEQHLCLADYFDSEEDDIVAFQSVTMGNRVAEIIEEWNKNGRYTDAYYLHGLAVESTEALADWINNRIKEDLSLKEGGLRYSWGYPSCPDITQHFLVWKLLNPSINGMTLTESGQIVPEFSTAAIVVHNPVAQYFTL
- a CDS encoding homocysteine S-methyltransferase family protein — its product is MTSFLNELNNRILLFDGAMGTEIQKFAPKESDYLNNKDGFNDSLNYTRPEWIKKIHMDYIKAGSDCIETNTFGSNKLKLDEFGEGDKTIEFNIRATSLAKEAASELGKQVFIIGSMGPTGFLPSSNDSDLGNIPLDEIEEAYYLQAQGLISGGCDVLLIETGQDVLEMKLAVEGCKRAMVKLDKHIPIISNITLDQYGKMLLGTNVQSAYTTLSNLGVNVFGLNCSTGPVEMTPSVQWLCEQKEIPILVMPNAGMPINENGMAKYLMTPSEITTKLSEFVKKYEMIRIIGGCCGTSPEHITQLRQMLDKLDQTKGQNSDDYADVSVSSGSGATASGAEQPVK
- a CDS encoding glycosyltransferase family 2 protein, yielding MSLSSVPKIVETRELDNKRWLVRALLLSAVLTILFTKVYLTIFVIDLGVGIYSILTSFVLFNILFISYFRYKDPYFKVFNKKIPEHELPLVSIVVPVKNEENDITSCVQSCIDQTYKKKEIIVINDGSTDNTGAILDDIKNANPSANLRIVHLKESVGKKKAIEVASKIAKGEIYAFMDSDCDMAHDATEKAVQLFYWDKQLGAVTGHGRVKNRHTGGFRDHFLEKLQDVYADGACRAQKGMESVYASVTCCAGSLSFYRRDAIQDFIPQWARDRFLGMEFKFATDRRMTAHVLSTRPPAISYSSKNQNQAAVPVLNGEGYASESVFSENPGNSESESDGKKVVNGYWKVMYSQSIRVNIGVPPTLESLIKQQIRWRKSFIRSLFAAGGIFWKRPFYVALLYYLQTSMKFIRPYIVASTVVFLPLMGDYITPVVWFAGVLFTGMIYAVDFRLRNPGDRNWLYRPFFTLLSTYVYTWLLIYGAITIKKTGWR
- a CDS encoding anion permease, which codes for MAFLAAITLSSSLAFLLPMGTPPSALVYEQGKIKVEDMIKNGIVPTIFATILSVFTIFLFPLLLPEIS